The segment CACGCGGGTGTTGACGGGTACTTCTTTTTGCGGTTTGTAGGGATGGTTGCGTCGTTGTCGATAGTCACGTGCTTTATTTTATTTCCGATCCTACTACCAGTGAATGCTACCGATGGGAGAGATTACTCTGGATTTGAGTTGTTGTCGTTTGCCAACGTTACGAATAAGAACCGGTTCTATGCGCATGTGTTTTTGTCGTGGATTTTCTTTGGATTGGTGATCTACGTGATCTACAGGGAGCTGTATTACTATGTGGTGGTGAGACATGCAGTGCAAACTAGTCCGTTGTACGACGGACTGCTGTCTTCGCGAACTGTGATAATGACAGAGCTGAGCGACACGTTTTCACACCCTGGGGAGTTGGAGAGGAGGTTTCCCGAGGCGACAaagatcttctttgcatTGGATCACACGCAGTTGCAGAAGTATTGCAAGGACCGAGCCGAGACTGTGGCCAGATACGAGAAGACACTCAATAAGATCTTGAACAAAGCGGTCGGCatgaatttgaaagctgccAGGAAGGGCAAGCTGGATGAGCTGTACCATAATGGGTCGGAGGCGCAGGATAGCCTCGAGACGTATGTGCCTACGAATAAGAGACCAACGCAGAGGTTGGGCAAAGTGAAACTGCCTTATTTGTCAAAGAAAGTGGATGTGATACATTACTCGCAAGATCATATTGCGGAGttgaatgaaaagattcaCGACGAGCAGAGGGATTGGGACCAAAAAGCCACCAGACCCACGGTGTTTATGGAGTTTGGAACGCAATTGGAGGCGCAAAGGTGTTTCCAGTCATTGGAGTCCGTAATGGGGAAGTCTGCGTTCGGCAAACGGTTCATCGGCGTCGCTCCAGAGGATGTTAACTGGGACAATGTGTCGTTTACAAAGAACAAGAGACGTTCAAAAAGAGCCGTGGCAAACACGCTTTTAACTTTGATGATCATTTATTGGGCGATTCCTGTCGCTGTGGTTGGTTGTATCTCCAACGTGAATTTCCTCGCGAATAAGGTGTTTTTCTTGCATTGGATAAATAACATCCCTTCAGTTATCCTTGGTTTGGTGACTGGTGTTGTCCCCGCACTGGCTCTTTCGATTTTGATGTCATTGGTACCGcctttcatcaagaagttggGTAAGATGAGTGGTTGTATGTCAGTTCAGGAAGCCGACTTATATTGTCAATCGTGGTACTACGCATTCTTGGTGATTCAAGTTTTCTTGGTTGTGACTGCGACTTCTTCTGCGTCTGCCACTGTTGAAGCCATTATTAAGAATCCCAGCAGTGCTATGACTTTACTTGCTAACAATTTGCCCAAGGCTTCGAATTTTTACATCGCTTATTTCCTGATCCAGGGTTTAACTATGCCTCCATTTGCATTGGCACAAATAATCAACTTGATTCTCAGTCAACTCCTGGGTAAAATATTGGATAAGACCCCAAGACAAAAATGGAATCGTTATAATACTTTGGCTAAACCCGACTGGGGTGTGGTTTACCCAACAGTGCAAATCTTGGTTTGTATCTGGATTTGCTACGCTATAATTGCACCCTTGGTTCTGGTATTCAGCTCGGTGACTTTGGGCGCTCTGTACTTGGCCGATGTTTACAGCTACAATTTTGTGCAAGGATTCTCTGCTGATAACAGGGGTAGAAACTATCCCCGTGCCTTATTCCAAATCTTTGTGGCCTTATACCTTGCAGAAATCTGTCTG is part of the Torulaspora globosa chromosome 7, complete sequence genome and harbors:
- the PHM7 gene encoding Phm7p (ancestral locus Anc_3.119), which codes for MADPSQASSSTSAFVSTLIFSGILGLIFLLVFVLLRPKKRRVYEPRTLTDLQTISEEQRVERVPDGWFSWVPYLLNQPHSYLMQHAGVDGYFFLRFVGMVASLSIVTCFILFPILLPVNATDGRDYSGFELLSFANVTNKNRFYAHVFLSWIFFGLVIYVIYRELYYYVVVRHAVQTSPLYDGLLSSRTVIMTELSDTFSHPGELERRFPEATKIFFALDHTQLQKYCKDRAETVARYEKTLNKILNKAVGMNLKAARKGKLDELYHNGSEAQDSLETYVPTNKRPTQRLGKVKLPYLSKKVDVIHYSQDHIAELNEKIHDEQRDWDQKATRPTVFMEFGTQLEAQRCFQSLESVMGKSAFGKRFIGVAPEDVNWDNVSFTKNKRRSKRAVANTLLTLMIIYWAIPVAVVGCISNVNFLANKVFFLHWINNIPSVILGLVTGVVPALALSILMSLVPPFIKKLGKMSGCMSVQEADLYCQSWYYAFLVIQVFLVVTATSSASATVEAIIKNPSSAMTLLANNLPKASNFYIAYFLIQGLTMPPFALAQIINLILSQLLGKILDKTPRQKWNRYNTLAKPDWGVVYPTVQILVCIWICYAIIAPLVLVFSSVTLGALYLADVYSYNFVQGFSADNRGRNYPRALFQIFVALYLAEICLLGLFIMAKAWGPLVLEVVIMVVTVLAHVYFKMKFIPLFDTVPLSAIRFARGEEGYGYPSDLGLKEIKIVAEDAKSSFESDETSGVLRPATSVELKRAHLLNTAEGNSNEGNEIPEESISEKPANAFDEHRRNSSESSSSAGIGNSSTAAVAPAKNKSTFAPDENFHKLSYKDLENRPREPREEYRNVHGALLDNTDVAKVYADPQAIVTDERSFPPNINKTMALKQRFINFFSPSKNYPFETVRMRLPHVFNTTIEYDEQFLEAAYSDPSVKEKDPIVWICRDHMGLSKQLIADARSKDVVVNDEFTKYDEKGKAMYLFNPPDFEYKAKR